The following coding sequences are from one Neurospora crassa OR74A linkage group I, whole genome shotgun sequence window:
- the cys-12 gene encoding cysteine synthase 2 — translation MSISDHPRVYGTVALTAAFAAGILVTLGFKDCYPELENRYQRRRNRNLSRSNGDYGVVVPTANRVHRESLIFGPVRLEDHEEVTSNINSSFDWVEGIEGCIGNTPLVMIRSLSEATGCVILAKAELLNGAGGSPKDRVALNMIQDAEERGLLVPGRGDTIYEGTVGSTGISLATLARAKGYKCHICMPNDMAIEKSQLLHHLGATVERVDPAPITSPDHFVNLARRRAREHEAVHADGSVGFFADQFESTANYQAHVKTTGPEIYRQTGGQLDAFVAGAGTGGTIAGVAKYLKEEKNLWETRVVLADPQGSGLFNKIRHGVMYSSTEREGTRRRQQVDTMVEGIGINRITENFESGRVLIDDAVRVTDEQACRMARWLVEHDGIFCGSSTAVNCVAAVVTAMKLPRGSRVVTLLCDSGNRHLSKFWKHIGDMGLENDTQAQAEDLFAELGLEELKR, via the coding sequence ATGTCAATAAGCGACCATCCCCGTGTCTACGGCACGGTAGCTCTCACAGCCGCCTTCGCCGCGGGTATCCTCGTCACCCTTGGCTTCAAGGATTGCTACCCCGAACTCGAGAATCGGTACCAACGGCGGAGGAACCGCAACCTAAGCCGATCCAATGGCGATTATGGCGTCGTAGTACCCACCGCCAACCGGGTACACCGCGAGAGTCTCATCTTCGGTCCGGTGCGACTAGAAGACCACGAGGAAGTAACAAGCAATATCAACAGCAGTTTCGACTGGGTCGAGGGCATCGAGGGCTGCATCGGCAACACCCCCCTAGTCATGATCCGCAGCCTGTCCGAGGCAACAGGCTGTGTCATCCTCGCCAAAGCCGAGCTCCTCAATGGCGCCGGCGGCAGCCCGAAAGACCGAGTGGCACTCAACATGATCCAGGACGCCGAGGAGCGCGGGCTGCTTGTGCCCGGGCGCGGCGATACCATTTACGAAGGGACTGTGGGCAGTACGGGCATCTCGCTGGCGACGCTGGCGCGCGCAAAGGGGTACAAGTGCCACATTTGCATGCCGAACGACATGGCGATCGAGAAGTCGCAGCTGCTGCACCACCTGGGCGCGACGGTGGAGCGGGTCGACCCGGCGCCCATCACGTCTCCTGATCATTTTGTCAACCTAGCCCGCAGGCGGGCGCGCGAGCACGAGGCGGTGCACGCGGACGGCAGCGTCGGGTTTTTTGCTGACCAATTCGAGAGCACGGCTAACTACCAAGCACATGTCAAGACCACGGGACCGGAAATCTACCGCCAGACGGGCGGGCAACTGGACGCCTTTGTGGCTGGTGCCGGCACGGGCGGCACTATCGCCGGCGTGGCCAAGTAcctgaaggaggaaaagaaccTATGGGAGACGCGCGTGGTGTTGGCGGATCCGCAGGGCAGCGGGCTGTTCAACAAGATCCGCCACGGCGTCATGTACTCGTCGACAGAGCGGGAAGGTACACGCCGGCGTCAGCAGGTGGACACGATGGTGGAGGGTATCGGCATCAACCGCATCACGGAGAACTTTGAGTCCGGGCGGGTGCTGATTGACGATGCCGTGCGAGTGACAGATGAGCAGGCCTGCCGGATGGCTCGGTGGTTGGTGGAGCACGACGGCATTTTCTGCGGCAGTAGCACGGCTGTTAACTgcgtggcggcggtggtgacaGCCATGAAACTACCAAGAGGCAGTCGGGTGGTGACGTTATTGTGCGACTCGGGCAATAGACATCTCAGCAAGTTCTGGAAGCATATTGGCGATATGGGGCTGGAAAACGATACCCAGGCGCAAGCGGAGGATCTTTTTGCGGAGTTGGGGCTAGAGGAATTGAAGAGGTAG